A stretch of the Mycolicibacterium celeriflavum genome encodes the following:
- a CDS encoding YbhB/YbcL family Raf kinase inhibitor-like protein, which yields MAFDYNPYEFLPELPSFTLSSDTFSDGQAWGNDQVSGIMGAGGSDVSPHLKWSGFPEQTRSFAVTVYDPDAPTASGFWHWAVANLPATVTELPAGVGDGSSSGFPGDALTLRNDAGLKRFIGAAPPPGHGVHRYFVAVHAVDVEKLDLPEDATPAYLGFNLFQHAIARALIHGTYEQK from the coding sequence ATGGCGTTTGACTACAACCCGTACGAGTTCCTCCCCGAGTTACCGTCGTTCACGCTGAGCTCCGACACATTCAGCGACGGCCAGGCGTGGGGTAACGACCAGGTCAGCGGCATCATGGGCGCCGGAGGCAGCGACGTATCGCCGCACCTGAAGTGGTCCGGCTTCCCCGAGCAGACCCGTAGCTTCGCCGTCACGGTGTACGACCCCGACGCACCGACCGCCTCCGGCTTCTGGCACTGGGCGGTGGCGAACCTGCCCGCCACCGTGACCGAACTGCCCGCCGGTGTGGGCGACGGCAGCAGTAGCGGATTTCCTGGCGATGCGCTCACGCTGCGCAACGACGCCGGGCTCAAGCGCTTCATCGGCGCCGCCCCGCCGCCCGGGCACGGCGTGCACCGCTACTTCGTCGCCGTGCATGCCGTCGACGTCGAAAAGTTGGATCTGCCCGAGGATGCGACGCCGGCCTATCTCGGTTTCAACCTTTTCCAGCACGCCATCGCGCGGGCGTTGATCCACGGCACTTACGAGCAGAAGTAG
- a CDS encoding quinone-dependent dihydroorotate dehydrogenase yields MYGALRRALFLVAPERIHTWVFALLRAATYLPWPRRALKRWLGPRDPVLASTVFGVRFPGPLGLAAGFDKNGSGLCTWGALGFGYAEIGTVTAQAQPGNAEPRMFRLPQDRALLNRMGFNNHGAGELAVKLTRHVPDVPIGVNIGKTKVTPPEDAVQDYATSARLLGPLASFMVVNVSSPNTPGLRDLQAVEALRPILTAVQKETSTPVLVKIAPDLSDQDVDEIADLAVELGLAGIVATNTTVSREGLATPGVDGLGPGGISGPPVARRSTEVLRRLYRRVGDRLVLVSVGGIETADDAWDRITSGASLLQGYTGFVYGGGLWARRIHAGIARRLHEGGFASLTDAVGSAVN; encoded by the coding sequence ATGTACGGCGCGCTGCGGCGGGCGTTGTTTCTGGTTGCGCCCGAACGAATTCACACATGGGTGTTCGCCCTGTTGCGCGCCGCCACCTACCTGCCGTGGCCGCGACGCGCGCTGAAACGCTGGTTGGGGCCGCGGGATCCGGTGCTGGCCTCCACCGTGTTCGGGGTCAGATTTCCCGGGCCGCTCGGCCTGGCCGCCGGCTTCGACAAGAACGGCAGCGGCCTGTGCACGTGGGGGGCGCTCGGCTTCGGATATGCCGAGATCGGAACCGTGACTGCGCAGGCCCAGCCCGGCAATGCCGAACCGCGGATGTTCCGGCTGCCACAGGACCGTGCGCTGCTGAACCGGATGGGTTTCAACAACCACGGCGCCGGTGAACTGGCCGTGAAGCTGACACGCCACGTCCCCGACGTGCCGATCGGCGTGAACATCGGCAAGACCAAGGTCACCCCGCCGGAGGACGCCGTGCAGGACTACGCCACGTCCGCCCGCCTGCTGGGACCGCTCGCGTCGTTCATGGTGGTCAACGTCAGTTCGCCGAACACCCCGGGATTGCGCGACCTGCAGGCGGTGGAGGCGTTGCGGCCGATCCTGACCGCCGTGCAGAAGGAGACGTCGACACCGGTTCTGGTGAAGATCGCGCCGGACCTGTCCGACCAGGACGTCGACGAGATCGCCGATCTGGCAGTCGAACTCGGCCTGGCCGGCATCGTCGCCACCAACACCACGGTGTCGCGCGAGGGGCTGGCCACTCCCGGCGTCGACGGACTCGGCCCCGGTGGCATCTCCGGGCCTCCGGTCGCGCGCCGCTCGACGGAGGTGCTGCGCAGGCTCTACCGCCGCGTCGGCGACCGGCTTGTGCTGGTCAGCGTCGGCGGCATCGAAACCGCCGACGACGCCTGGGACCGCATCACCTCCGGCGCCTCGCTGCTGCAGGGCTACACGGGCTTCGTATACGGCGGCGGGCTGTGGGCCAGGCGTATCCACGCCGGCATCGCCCGCCGCCTACACGAGGGAGGTTTTGCGTCCTTGACCGACGCGGTGGGGTCAGCGGTTAACTGA
- a CDS encoding site-specific integrase, with translation MATIKRYTTATGERWEVRYRQPNGITSRKRGFSTKRDAAAWASKVETSKAEGAYVSPARGRVTVGDVSVGWLARQQQALSPSYYRTISYAYGKHVAPKWARVPVGKVDSLDVKAWAAAMTRDGSSATVVNRAVGILAGILDDAVEHRALAFNPARRFKRGEKPRPSPKRHVYLTEADVCRLAEESGRHADLVLVLGFTGLRWGEAIALTVADLEFLKRRISVHRNAVQVGQEFEVGQTKGKDNRTVPVAASVLSRLAARCEGRVADDLLFPARSGGYLKRPSYDSTGWFNRAVERAKVQTITPHDLRHTAASLAISAGANVLAVSRMLGHKDPSVTLRIYADLFDSDLDAVAVSLDARIEKCVQSVSKAPVDRRRKRTKTAI, from the coding sequence ATGGCGACGATTAAGCGCTACACGACGGCAACTGGGGAACGGTGGGAAGTCCGGTATCGCCAGCCGAACGGGATCACCTCGCGTAAGCGCGGATTCAGCACCAAGCGCGACGCGGCGGCGTGGGCGTCGAAGGTGGAGACCTCCAAGGCCGAGGGTGCGTATGTGTCACCGGCACGGGGCCGGGTCACGGTCGGCGATGTGTCGGTCGGATGGCTGGCCCGCCAGCAGCAAGCGCTTTCGCCGTCGTACTACCGCACGATTTCCTATGCCTACGGCAAACACGTCGCACCCAAGTGGGCACGCGTGCCGGTGGGCAAGGTGGACAGTCTCGATGTGAAAGCGTGGGCCGCTGCGATGACCCGCGACGGTTCTAGCGCCACCGTGGTTAACCGTGCGGTCGGCATCCTGGCGGGCATCCTCGACGACGCGGTCGAGCACCGGGCGCTGGCGTTCAACCCAGCGCGCCGGTTCAAGCGGGGAGAGAAGCCGAGGCCGTCGCCGAAGCGCCACGTCTATCTCACTGAGGCGGATGTGTGCCGATTGGCCGAGGAATCCGGCCGTCACGCCGACCTCGTACTCGTTCTCGGATTCACGGGCCTGCGGTGGGGTGAGGCAATCGCGCTGACCGTCGCCGACCTCGAATTCCTGAAGCGCCGTATCTCGGTTCACCGCAACGCCGTCCAGGTCGGGCAGGAGTTCGAGGTCGGGCAGACGAAGGGCAAAGACAACCGGACAGTGCCGGTGGCGGCGTCGGTGCTGTCCCGGCTTGCGGCACGGTGCGAAGGCCGCGTCGCGGACGATCTGCTGTTTCCAGCGCGCAGCGGCGGATACTTGAAACGCCCGTCGTATGACTCGACGGGGTGGTTCAACCGAGCCGTTGAGCGGGCGAAGGTGCAGACGATCACGCCGCACGATCTGCGGCACACCGCGGCCAGCCTGGCGATCAGCGCTGGCGCGAATGTCCTTGCGGTGTCGCGGATGCTGGGCCATAAGGATCCCAGCGTGACGCTGCGAATCTATGCCGATCTGTTTGACTCAGACCTCGATGCGGTGGCCGTAAGTCTGGACGCGCGGATAGAAAAGTGTGTCCAAAGCGTGTCCAAGGCGCCTGTTGACCGCCGCCGTAAGCGCACCAAAACCGCTATCTAG
- a CDS encoding DUF5703 family protein, whose translation MSAIHRGRLPAGWDQDLSEDYEWIPLRLPPDVTRVSASTRLSIEAEYRGWELTRVRLYTDGSRRVLLRRKKTAADRAGVPEQLPQ comes from the coding sequence GTGAGTGCCATCCACCGCGGACGCCTGCCTGCCGGGTGGGATCAGGACCTCTCCGAGGATTACGAGTGGATTCCGTTGCGGCTGCCGCCCGATGTGACCCGTGTCAGCGCGTCAACCCGGTTGTCCATCGAGGCCGAGTACCGGGGCTGGGAACTCACCCGCGTACGGCTGTACACCGACGGCTCACGGCGGGTCTTACTGCGGCGCAAGAAGACCGCGGCCGACCGGGCGGGCGTCCCCGAGCAGCTTCCGCAGTGA
- a CDS encoding MMPL/RND family transporter, whose translation MTTHIDDTLTDDLPPAHKLHRSRLARFIRTFAIPIVLAWIAIVAILNVSVPQLEDVGEMRAVSMSPDDAPALIATKRVGAVFEEYTTSSSVMIVLEGDEPLGADAHTFYDEIVRQLRADAAHVQHVQDFWGDPLTSSGAQSMDGKAAYVQVYIAGDQGESLANESVQAVRDIIAGIEPPAGVQAYVTGPAASTADQRAVGDASMRTIEALTFAVIITMLLLVYRSIVTMVITIGMVVIGLLSARGSVAFLGYHEVFGLTTFATNLLVTLSIAAATDYAIFLIGRYQEARRAGEDRESAYYTMFHGTAHVVLASGLTIAGAAACLHFTRLPYFNTMGFPLSIGMVVVVAAALTLGPAVISILTRFGRVLEPKGMKRARGWRRIGAATVRWPGAVLVMAVVLALVGLLTLPGYHTTYNDRIFQPPDVPANVGYAAANRHFSEAKMNPELVMVEADHDLRNPADFLVIDKIAKAMARVHGIAQVQAITRPDGKPIEHASLPYVVSQSGTGQIMSNDYQQKVLENTLKQADDLQVSIDAMKRMHSLTLQMADVSRRMADKMRTTSEHTSDVRDHLADFDDFFRPIRNYFYWEPHCYDIPVCWALRSIFDSLDGINTLSDDFQDLVPDVEELATLTPQLAALLPAQIQTLQNQKQLLLNQYQAQKAQQDHTMAAQENATAMGEAFDVAMIDDTFYLPPEAFETADFQRGIKLFLSPDGHAVRFTVFHQGDPLSEEGTSHIEPLRVAAVDAIKGTPLEGSTVYVGGSAATYKDMQQGADYDLLIAAVASLILIFLIMVVLTRAIVAAAVIVGTVVLSLGASFGLSVLLWQHLIGIPLHWMVLPMAVIVLLAVGADYNLLLVSRMKEEIYAGLNTGIIRSMAGSGSVVTAAGMVFAFTMISMAVSNLTVIGQVGTTIGLGLLFDTFVVRSLMTPSLAALFGKWFWWPMHVRQRPRARPWPTLRSPQ comes from the coding sequence CCATCGTCCTGGCGTGGATTGCGATCGTCGCCATCCTGAACGTCTCCGTGCCGCAGCTCGAAGACGTCGGCGAGATGCGCGCGGTCTCGATGAGCCCCGATGACGCGCCCGCCCTCATCGCCACCAAGCGTGTCGGCGCCGTCTTTGAGGAGTACACCACCAGCAGCTCGGTGATGATCGTGCTCGAGGGTGACGAACCCCTGGGCGCCGACGCGCACACGTTCTACGACGAAATTGTGCGCCAGTTACGCGCCGACGCCGCCCACGTTCAGCACGTCCAGGACTTCTGGGGCGATCCTTTGACCTCGTCAGGCGCCCAGAGCATGGATGGCAAGGCTGCCTACGTGCAGGTCTACATTGCCGGTGACCAAGGCGAGTCACTGGCCAACGAGTCGGTCCAGGCGGTGCGCGACATCATCGCCGGAATCGAGCCGCCCGCCGGTGTGCAGGCCTACGTGACCGGGCCTGCGGCGTCGACGGCGGATCAGCGCGCCGTCGGCGACGCCAGCATGCGGACGATCGAGGCTCTGACGTTCGCCGTCATCATCACCATGTTGCTGCTGGTCTATCGCTCGATCGTCACGATGGTGATCACGATAGGGATGGTGGTCATCGGACTGCTCTCCGCGCGGGGGAGCGTCGCGTTCCTCGGCTATCACGAGGTCTTCGGGCTCACGACGTTCGCCACCAACTTGCTGGTGACGCTGTCAATCGCCGCCGCCACCGACTACGCCATCTTCCTCATTGGGCGATATCAGGAGGCGAGAAGGGCAGGTGAGGATCGAGAGTCGGCCTACTACACCATGTTTCACGGCACCGCGCACGTGGTGCTGGCATCGGGCTTGACGATAGCGGGCGCGGCGGCGTGCCTGCACTTCACCCGCCTGCCGTACTTCAACACCATGGGCTTCCCGTTGTCCATCGGCATGGTGGTCGTGGTGGCCGCTGCGCTGACGCTGGGTCCAGCGGTGATCTCGATCCTGACGCGTTTCGGGCGAGTCCTGGAGCCCAAGGGCATGAAGCGGGCCCGTGGGTGGCGGCGCATCGGAGCGGCCACGGTGCGTTGGCCTGGCGCGGTGCTCGTCATGGCGGTGGTTTTGGCTTTGGTGGGCCTTTTGACGCTGCCCGGCTACCACACCACGTATAACGACCGCATCTTCCAGCCCCCCGACGTGCCGGCCAACGTCGGCTACGCGGCCGCCAATCGGCATTTCTCAGAGGCCAAGATGAATCCCGAACTGGTCATGGTGGAGGCCGATCACGACCTACGCAACCCCGCCGACTTCCTGGTGATCGACAAGATCGCCAAGGCGATGGCCCGTGTGCACGGGATCGCCCAGGTGCAGGCGATCACGCGGCCCGACGGCAAGCCGATCGAGCACGCGTCGCTCCCCTACGTCGTCAGCCAGAGCGGCACGGGCCAGATCATGAGCAACGATTACCAGCAGAAGGTGCTCGAGAACACGCTCAAGCAGGCCGACGACCTGCAGGTCAGCATCGATGCGATGAAGCGGATGCACAGTCTCACTTTGCAGATGGCCGACGTTTCGCGGCGAATGGCCGACAAGATGAGGACGACCTCCGAGCACACCAGCGACGTTCGCGACCATCTGGCCGATTTCGACGACTTCTTCCGGCCGATCCGCAACTACTTCTACTGGGAGCCGCACTGCTACGACATCCCGGTCTGCTGGGCGTTGCGGTCGATCTTCGACAGCCTCGACGGCATCAACACGTTGTCCGACGACTTCCAGGACCTGGTGCCCGACGTCGAAGAGTTGGCGACTTTGACGCCACAGCTGGCCGCCTTGTTGCCTGCGCAGATCCAGACGCTGCAGAACCAGAAGCAGCTGCTGCTCAACCAGTACCAGGCGCAGAAAGCGCAGCAGGATCACACCATGGCGGCGCAGGAGAACGCCACCGCGATGGGCGAGGCGTTCGACGTCGCCATGATCGACGACACCTTCTACCTGCCGCCCGAGGCATTCGAGACGGCGGACTTCCAGCGCGGCATCAAACTGTTCCTCTCGCCAGACGGTCACGCCGTCCGGTTCACGGTGTTCCACCAGGGCGACCCATTGAGCGAGGAGGGCACCTCGCACATTGAACCGTTGCGGGTCGCCGCCGTCGATGCCATCAAGGGCACGCCGTTGGAAGGTTCGACGGTCTACGTCGGTGGCAGCGCCGCCACCTATAAGGACATGCAACAGGGCGCGGACTACGATCTGCTCATCGCGGCGGTCGCCTCGCTGATCCTCATCTTCCTCATCATGGTCGTGCTCACCCGGGCAATCGTCGCCGCAGCAGTCATCGTCGGCACCGTGGTGCTGAGTCTTGGTGCGTCGTTCGGCCTTTCGGTTCTGCTCTGGCAGCACCTCATCGGGATTCCGCTGCACTGGATGGTGCTGCCGATGGCGGTCATCGTCCTGCTCGCCGTCGGCGCGGACTACAACCTGCTTTTGGTCTCGCGGATGAAGGAGGAGATCTACGCCGGCCTGAACACCGGCATCATCCGGTCGATGGCGGGCAGCGGATCGGTGGTCACTGCGGCCGGCATGGTGTTCGCATTCACGATGATCTCCATGGCGGTCAGCAATCTGACCGTCATCGGACAGGTCGGTACCACCATCGGTCTGGGCCTCCTGTTCGACACGTTCGTGGTGCGCTCACTCATGACGCCATCGCTGGCGGCCCTGTTCGGAAAGTGGTTCTGGTGGCCCATGCACGTTCGCCAGCGTCCTCGGGCGCGGCCGTGGCCTACACTTCGATCCCCCCAATAG
- a CDS encoding M20/M25/M40 family metallo-hydrolase, whose product MTGPVNAEAEVVDLVSALIRFDTSNTGDPATTKGEAECARWVAEQLEEVGYATEYVEAGAPGRGNLFARLEGADRSRGALLLHGHLDVVPAEASDWSVHPFSGAVTDGYVWGRGAVDMKDMCGMLIAIARHFKRAGITPPRDLVFAFLSDEEAGGKFGSHWLVNNRPDLFEGVTEAVGEVGGFSLTVPRKDGGERRLYLVETAEKSMMWMKLTARSHAGHGSMIHDSNSVTAVAEAVAKLGRHEFPLVMTDAVGQFLQAVTEETGYSFDIDSQDLPGAIAKLGPIARVVGATLRDTANPTMLKAGYKANVIPASAEAVVDCRILPGRQAAFEREVDELIGPHVTREWITELPSYETTFDGDLVDAMNGAILSADPDARIVPYMLSGGTDAKAFAQLGIRCFGFAPLQLPPDLDFTALFHGVDERVPVDALKFGTQVLEHFLLHC is encoded by the coding sequence GTGACTGGTCCTGTCAATGCCGAGGCGGAGGTCGTCGACCTCGTCAGCGCGCTGATCCGGTTCGACACGTCCAACACCGGCGACCCCGCCACCACGAAGGGCGAGGCAGAATGCGCGCGCTGGGTCGCCGAGCAACTCGAGGAGGTCGGTTACGCGACCGAGTACGTCGAGGCGGGAGCGCCGGGGCGGGGCAATCTGTTCGCCCGGTTGGAGGGCGCCGACCGTTCGCGCGGCGCATTGCTGCTGCACGGGCACCTCGACGTGGTGCCCGCCGAGGCGTCCGACTGGAGCGTGCACCCGTTCTCCGGAGCGGTCACCGACGGTTACGTGTGGGGCCGCGGCGCCGTCGACATGAAGGACATGTGCGGCATGCTGATCGCGATCGCACGGCACTTCAAGCGCGCCGGGATCACCCCGCCGCGCGACCTGGTCTTCGCATTCCTGTCCGACGAGGAGGCCGGGGGCAAGTTCGGATCGCACTGGCTGGTCAACAACCGGCCCGACCTCTTCGAGGGCGTCACCGAGGCGGTCGGCGAGGTCGGCGGCTTCTCGTTGACCGTGCCCCGCAAAGACGGCGGCGAACGACGCCTCTACCTGGTCGAGACGGCCGAGAAGTCGATGATGTGGATGAAACTGACCGCGCGCAGCCACGCCGGCCACGGCTCCATGATCCACGACAGCAACTCCGTCACCGCGGTCGCGGAAGCGGTGGCCAAACTGGGCCGCCACGAATTCCCGCTGGTGATGACTGACGCCGTCGGCCAGTTCCTGCAGGCCGTCACCGAGGAGACCGGGTACTCGTTCGACATCGACTCGCAGGATCTGCCCGGCGCCATCGCCAAGCTGGGCCCGATCGCGCGCGTCGTCGGCGCCACGCTGCGCGACACCGCCAACCCGACGATGCTCAAGGCCGGGTACAAGGCCAATGTCATCCCGGCGTCCGCCGAAGCGGTGGTGGACTGCCGCATCCTGCCGGGCCGCCAGGCCGCCTTCGAGCGGGAGGTCGACGAGCTGATCGGGCCCCACGTCACCCGCGAATGGATCACCGAGCTGCCGTCCTACGAGACCACCTTCGACGGCGACCTGGTCGACGCGATGAACGGCGCGATCCTGTCGGCGGATCCCGACGCCCGCATCGTGCCGTACATGCTCTCCGGAGGCACGGACGCAAAAGCGTTCGCGCAGTTGGGAATCCGTTGCTTCGGCTTCGCGCCGCTGCAGCTGCCGCCGGACTTGGACTTCACCGCGTTGTTCCACGGCGTCGACGAACGGGTACCCGTTGACGCGTTGAAGTTCGGTACCCAGGTTCTCGAGCACTTCCTGTTGCACTGCTGA
- a CDS encoding terminase large subunit domain-containing protein, with the protein MKAGPKGAVDDSALPWRPRSSGSARFASFCQKFVKVPKGTGAKTPLRLRDWQRELVGSVLDSQPRPRTAGWMLGRGNGKSSLMAAWGVYELFTGGEGSVVCVVAVDERQAGVVYNIARRMVELDDDLASRCQVFKERLYIPHTDSSFHCLPAEPKRLEGLDYTLAILDEAGVANRDSYEVLTLAQGKRETSTLVCIGTPGPNLEDQVLLDLRAYAAEHPEDKSLVWREFSAAGFEDHDVDCPHCWELSNPALDDFLHRDALHALLPPKTREATFRRARLCQLPVDTDGAFLPPGVWEGLSTGHPVPDGAEVVVALDGSFSDDTTALLVGAVSPEPHFDKVRVWQRPPGDENYRVPIAEVEDEIRACCKRWRVLEIIADPFRWTRTLQALEAERLPIVEFPHSPSRLTAATTDLYSAAVNGHMSHSGDRQLAEHVAAALIIDDARGMRLSKASRSRAARKIDLAACLVMAHSRATWRATHKTRKKARGFK; encoded by the coding sequence ATGAAGGCCGGTCCGAAGGGTGCTGTCGACGATTCTGCGTTGCCGTGGCGTCCTCGGTCGTCGGGTTCTGCTCGGTTCGCCAGCTTCTGTCAGAAGTTCGTGAAGGTGCCGAAGGGCACCGGGGCGAAGACGCCGTTGCGGCTGCGGGATTGGCAGCGCGAGCTGGTGGGGTCGGTGCTCGATTCGCAGCCGCGTCCGCGTACCGCGGGCTGGATGTTGGGACGCGGTAACGGTAAGTCGTCGCTGATGGCCGCGTGGGGTGTCTACGAGCTGTTCACTGGCGGTGAGGGTTCGGTGGTGTGCGTCGTGGCGGTCGACGAGCGGCAGGCCGGCGTCGTGTACAACATCGCGCGGCGCATGGTGGAGCTCGACGACGACCTTGCTTCGCGGTGTCAGGTGTTCAAGGAACGGTTGTATATCCCGCATACCGACAGCTCGTTTCATTGCCTACCGGCTGAGCCGAAGCGTCTGGAGGGTTTGGACTACACGCTGGCCATCCTCGATGAGGCCGGGGTGGCGAACCGCGACAGCTACGAGGTGCTGACGCTGGCGCAGGGCAAGCGGGAGACCTCGACGCTGGTGTGTATCGGTACGCCGGGGCCGAACCTCGAGGACCAGGTGCTGCTGGACCTACGCGCCTATGCGGCTGAGCATCCCGAGGACAAGAGTTTGGTGTGGCGTGAGTTCTCCGCGGCCGGGTTCGAGGACCACGACGTTGATTGCCCGCATTGCTGGGAGCTGAGCAATCCTGCGCTGGACGACTTTCTGCACCGTGACGCTCTGCACGCTCTGTTGCCGCCGAAAACTCGTGAGGCGACGTTTCGCCGTGCCCGGTTGTGTCAGCTTCCGGTGGACACCGATGGCGCATTTCTGCCGCCCGGTGTGTGGGAAGGCTTGTCGACCGGTCATCCGGTGCCTGATGGCGCCGAAGTCGTGGTTGCGCTGGACGGTTCATTTTCCGATGACACGACCGCGCTGCTCGTTGGGGCAGTCTCGCCGGAGCCGCATTTCGACAAGGTGCGGGTGTGGCAACGCCCACCGGGCGACGAGAACTACCGGGTGCCCATCGCCGAGGTGGAAGACGAGATACGGGCCTGCTGCAAGCGGTGGCGGGTGCTGGAGATTATCGCCGACCCGTTCCGGTGGACTCGCACGCTGCAAGCGCTGGAAGCCGAGAGGCTGCCCATCGTGGAGTTCCCGCACAGCCCGTCCCGGTTGACCGCGGCGACCACCGACCTGTATTCCGCTGCGGTGAACGGCCACATGTCCCACAGCGGAGATAGGCAGCTCGCCGAACATGTTGCGGCTGCGCTGATTATCGACGACGCGCGCGGTATGCGGTTGTCGAAAGCATCCCGCTCCCGGGCTGCTCGAAAGATCGACCTGGCCGCCTGCCTCGTCATGGCACACAGTCGCGCCACCTGGCGCGCAACCCACAAAACACGAAAGAAAGCGCGAGGATTCAAATGA
- a CDS encoding YncE family protein — MPPPINASNQLIRWIVVSLAIVVTVGGCSSEAAEVAPPTIAPASAADSPPVTGRPDGVVRPLAGRAQAAIVDAASGSLAVLAPRPAGHSQLTVFSRAGDVVATAPLPAAATALTGDDDGHAYAATRGGYFRIDLSTGTATKFDVVGQSDTEFTAIARRADGRLVLGSGDGAVYTLGSDGSVAAQLKIFARVDALVTQGNTTVVLDRGQTSVTAVSESGTEQEQALRAGEGATTMVADPAGRVLVADTRGDGLLVFGTNPLILRQRYPVPDAPYGLAGSSTLAWVSQTAANTVVGYDLATGIPVEKVRYRTVQQPNSLAYDESSGTLYVVSGVGAGVQVITDAASGRP, encoded by the coding sequence TTGCCGCCGCCCATAAACGCCTCGAATCAGCTGATTCGCTGGATCGTGGTGTCGCTGGCAATTGTCGTGACCGTCGGCGGCTGCTCGTCCGAGGCCGCGGAGGTGGCGCCGCCGACCATCGCGCCCGCGTCGGCCGCTGATTCGCCACCGGTCACCGGCAGGCCGGACGGCGTCGTGCGGCCGCTGGCGGGCCGCGCCCAGGCGGCGATCGTCGACGCGGCGAGCGGCTCGTTGGCGGTGCTGGCCCCCCGCCCGGCCGGGCACTCGCAGCTCACCGTGTTCTCGAGGGCCGGTGACGTCGTCGCGACGGCGCCGCTGCCCGCCGCCGCGACCGCGTTGACCGGCGACGACGACGGGCACGCCTACGCCGCGACCCGCGGCGGCTATTTTCGCATCGACCTCTCGACGGGTACCGCCACCAAGTTCGATGTCGTCGGACAAAGCGACACCGAGTTCACCGCGATCGCCCGACGCGCGGACGGCAGGCTGGTCCTCGGCAGCGGGGACGGCGCGGTGTACACGCTCGGCTCGGACGGCTCGGTCGCCGCCCAGCTGAAGATCTTCGCTCGCGTCGATGCCCTTGTTACGCAAGGCAATACGACCGTCGTATTGGACCGCGGGCAGACCTCGGTGACGGCGGTGTCCGAAAGCGGCACCGAGCAGGAGCAGGCGCTGCGGGCCGGGGAGGGAGCGACGACGATGGTCGCAGACCCCGCCGGCCGGGTGCTGGTCGCCGACACCCGCGGCGACGGGCTGCTGGTCTTCGGTACGAACCCGCTGATCCTTCGGCAGCGCTACCCGGTGCCCGACGCCCCCTACGGCCTGGCCGGGTCCTCGACGCTGGCCTGGGTGTCGCAGACGGCGGCGAACACGGTCGTTGGCTACGATCTGGCCACCGGCATCCCCGTCGAGAAGGTGCGATATCGAACCGTGCAGCAACCGAACTCCCTGGCGTATGACGAATCCTCTGGCACGCTGTATGTCGTGTCCGGAGTGGGAGCGGGTGTGCAGGTGATCACCGACGCCGCGAGTGGGCGCCCGTGA
- a CDS encoding HNH endonuclease, translating into MIARPCIGCGEVIPTGSYCTDCKPADTRTDREHVAWRNGARWKAFSKRLRRLAPFCEHCGTADDLTVDHLLPVHDYPELAYAAENCRVLCRPCNGKRGNKFSHTEAAAVLRRLESAYNRRPTKSGRERVNVAQRAVHQGIDPLTAAFRPVGKAQEAIHTGRGCA; encoded by the coding sequence ATGATCGCCCGCCCCTGCATCGGATGCGGTGAAGTCATCCCGACCGGAAGCTACTGCACCGACTGCAAACCCGCAGACACCCGCACCGACCGCGAGCACGTCGCCTGGCGCAACGGTGCCCGCTGGAAAGCCTTCTCCAAACGGCTACGCCGCCTGGCCCCGTTCTGCGAGCACTGCGGCACCGCCGACGACCTGACCGTCGACCACCTGCTGCCCGTCCACGACTACCCCGAACTGGCCTACGCCGCCGAAAACTGCCGAGTGCTGTGCCGTCCCTGTAACGGCAAGCGCGGCAACAAGTTCAGCCACACCGAGGCAGCAGCAGTGCTCAGACGCCTTGAGAGCGCCTACAACCGCCGACCCACCAAGTCAGGCAGAGAGCGTGTGAACGTCGCCCAGCGAGCCGTACACCAGGGGATAGACCCCTTGACCGCCGCGTTCCGACCGGTAGGCAAGGCGCAGGAGGCGATACACACCGGTAGGGGGTGTGCGTGA
- a CDS encoding helix-turn-helix transcriptional regulator: MADLPPRPLATPAEVAVYRRTSEAALAQERYRGTGPKFKKLGKRVFYDWDDVHQWIASNTFQRTDDRPGAA, translated from the coding sequence ATGGCTGATCTCCCGCCTCGACCGCTGGCCACACCGGCAGAGGTCGCGGTGTACCGCCGCACATCAGAGGCGGCACTAGCGCAAGAGCGCTATCGCGGCACCGGTCCCAAGTTCAAGAAGCTAGGCAAGAGGGTCTTCTACGACTGGGACGACGTGCATCAGTGGATCGCGTCAAACACCTTTCAGCGCACCGACGATCGGCCTGGTGCTGCATGA